From Mucilaginibacter rubeus, a single genomic window includes:
- a CDS encoding IPT/TIG domain-containing protein, with translation MKIFIKIMSKGMNIYFLAGAVFIMIAFAGCKKDKVPTHDANAPIGITSFIPAQGGGGTEVLINGTNFSTDTSQISVTLNGLKLKIIGANTKQMIVVVPKKAGSGPIMVTIGKGSATSAGDFTYQYTRTVTTLAGSGIAGFANGKGTDAMFNLSGQSWYRSMGIAVDDNLNVYVADPGNHCIRKIDTAGNVTTLAGNPNVAGYADGKGTAANFNLPYSVATDAQGNVYSVDPVNWDIRKITPDGTATTWAWANQEPWSVGVDKTTGYVYYGSCSNPGNIYQVSAQFTSTQVVGGLYYPAGIAFDKTGNLYVSMNGDQVVKKFTAGTWQGSIVAGQTGSLGYVNGTSTAARFAYPWGIAVDNNSNIYVAGNGTVSGNTDNPDQSIRYIQAGNFDVSTFAGSGSAGYSDAIGGSALFSAPTGVAVDKNGTVYVLDKNNNRIRKIVSE, from the coding sequence ATGAAAATATTCATAAAAATAATGTCAAAAGGTATGAACATATACTTTTTGGCTGGGGCGGTTTTTATCATGATAGCTTTTGCAGGTTGTAAAAAGGATAAAGTCCCAACGCATGATGCTAACGCTCCGATTGGTATCACTTCATTTATACCGGCTCAAGGTGGCGGTGGCACCGAGGTGTTGATTAACGGAACTAATTTTTCGACCGATACCTCGCAGATTTCGGTTACCCTAAACGGGTTAAAGCTTAAGATTATTGGTGCCAATACCAAACAAATGATTGTTGTAGTACCTAAAAAAGCAGGATCAGGACCTATAATGGTAACCATTGGAAAAGGTTCGGCAACAAGCGCCGGTGATTTTACATATCAGTATACCAGGACTGTTACCACACTGGCAGGATCGGGTATAGCAGGCTTTGCCAACGGCAAGGGTACAGATGCCATGTTTAACCTGAGCGGCCAAAGCTGGTACAGGAGTATGGGGATAGCTGTTGATGATAATCTTAATGTTTACGTTGCCGACCCCGGAAACCATTGTATCAGAAAAATTGATACCGCCGGAAACGTGACTACGCTTGCCGGTAACCCCAATGTTGCAGGTTATGCTGACGGAAAGGGTACCGCTGCGAATTTTAATTTACCATACTCGGTGGCTACAGATGCCCAGGGCAATGTGTACTCTGTCGATCCGGTAAATTGGGATATCAGGAAAATTACTCCGGATGGCACTGCTACCACATGGGCCTGGGCAAACCAGGAGCCATGGAGTGTAGGTGTTGACAAAACTACGGGTTATGTTTACTATGGCAGCTGCTCCAATCCAGGAAACATTTACCAGGTATCGGCTCAGTTTACATCAACGCAAGTTGTAGGTGGGCTGTATTATCCCGCAGGTATCGCTTTTGATAAAACCGGTAATTTATATGTATCCATGAACGGCGACCAGGTGGTTAAGAAGTTCACCGCAGGTACATGGCAGGGCAGCATTGTTGCCGGGCAAACAGGTAGCTTAGGATACGTTAACGGAACAAGTACGGCGGCCAGGTTCGCCTATCCGTGGGGGATCGCGGTTGATAATAATAGCAATATATACGTGGCAGGCAACGGTACTGTATCTGGTAATACGGATAATCCGGATCAAAGTATCCGCTACATCCAGGCTGGTAATTTTGATGTAAGCACATTCGCCGGAAGTGGCTCAGCCGGATATTCTGACGCGATTGGTGGCTCCGCGCTATTTAGTGCGCCAACCGGCGTTGCTGTTGATAAAAACGGCACCGTGTATGTATTGGATAAAAATAACAACAGGATCAGGAAGATAGTTTCGGAATAA
- a CDS encoding RagB/SusD family nutrient uptake outer membrane protein has product MKKNILIMAIGLWALSAGLSSCNYLNKKPDNLLTSDLIWSTRANAESYLYNIYGYILQTDGGNYSAMGASDESSVSIPGTNVRQMVAGNWSSVNAYFDYWDNYYTGIRSSFIFEDNIDKVPASQLSVTLKNQYKAEARFLRGWFYWQLMKQYGPVVKLTGALSLNDDFNKYPRASFDELKGYINQLMDQAASTLPDQWPSTSNYGRPTKGTCLAVKAQLALLAASPLWNGNPALASLKNQDGTALAPATYDANKWKEAADAAKAVIDLNAYKLFTNLDNGGTQFDPYLSVRDLFLTNWNSEIIFSRNSWSYWGYTKCVSPGPGGYSIYNATQNVVDAFAMKNGRTIDDPQSGYTPTNFAQSDGNNYWEQKKGQWNMYANREPRFYAYILYNGRPVLPAPTIDDKNYYSSAANIDGTGRVEFYYNGKSGPKATGASNNITGYNVLKNVSPADNIRQDQATYRPFILIRYAEILLNYVEALNEYDPGNPNIVTYLNQIRTRAGLPGIETVYPGAVGNKDLMRKYILRERQVELCFESDRYFTLVRRLLLGSDENQTIYGLNVNTDDQGQGFLFAGFYNKTLFQKRVWNNKMYLFPISQYQLDRDRALVQNPGW; this is encoded by the coding sequence ATGAAAAAAAATATACTAATTATGGCAATTGGGTTATGGGCCCTGAGCGCCGGTTTATCTTCATGTAATTACCTCAATAAAAAGCCCGATAACCTGTTAACCTCTGATTTGATCTGGAGTACCCGGGCCAATGCCGAATCATACCTGTACAATATATACGGTTACATACTTCAAACCGATGGTGGCAATTATAGCGCAATGGGTGCAAGTGATGAGTCGTCGGTATCCATTCCGGGCACAAACGTAAGGCAAATGGTTGCAGGAAACTGGAGCTCTGTTAACGCTTACTTTGATTACTGGGACAACTATTATACAGGTATCCGTTCGTCATTTATTTTTGAAGATAATATTGACAAAGTACCTGCCAGTCAGTTAAGTGTAACCTTAAAAAATCAATATAAGGCAGAAGCCCGCTTTTTGCGCGGATGGTTTTACTGGCAGTTAATGAAGCAGTATGGTCCGGTTGTAAAGCTTACGGGCGCATTAAGTTTAAATGACGACTTTAATAAATATCCAAGAGCGTCATTTGATGAATTAAAAGGTTATATTAATCAGTTGATGGATCAGGCAGCTTCAACTTTGCCCGACCAATGGCCATCAACCAGTAATTATGGCCGACCTACAAAAGGCACTTGTTTGGCTGTAAAGGCGCAACTTGCTTTGTTGGCTGCCAGTCCGTTATGGAATGGCAATCCCGCATTGGCTTCTTTAAAAAACCAGGATGGTACAGCCCTGGCACCGGCAACCTATGATGCCAATAAATGGAAAGAGGCGGCTGACGCGGCAAAGGCGGTAATTGACCTTAACGCTTACAAGCTGTTTACCAATCTTGACAATGGCGGCACCCAATTTGACCCTTATCTATCTGTACGCGATCTATTCCTGACCAACTGGAATAGCGAGATCATTTTTTCACGAAATTCATGGAGTTACTGGGGATATACCAAATGCGTATCGCCCGGACCTGGAGGTTATAGCATTTACAATGCTACACAAAACGTAGTTGACGCGTTTGCTATGAAAAATGGCCGAACGATTGACGACCCTCAATCGGGTTATACACCAACCAATTTTGCGCAAAGCGATGGCAATAATTACTGGGAGCAGAAGAAAGGCCAATGGAATATGTATGCCAATCGCGAACCGCGTTTTTATGCCTACATCCTGTATAACGGCCGCCCGGTATTACCGGCACCTACAATTGATGATAAAAATTATTATTCATCGGCCGCCAATATTGATGGCACAGGAAGGGTGGAGTTTTATTACAATGGCAAATCAGGACCGAAGGCAACCGGCGCAAGCAACAATATCACCGGATATAATGTATTGAAAAATGTGAGCCCTGCTGATAATATCAGGCAGGATCAGGCTACTTACCGTCCTTTTATCCTCATCAGGTATGCCGAAATACTGTTGAATTACGTGGAAGCCCTGAATGAATATGATCCGGGTAACCCGAATATAGTTACCTATCTCAATCAGATCAGGACGCGGGCTGGTTTACCGGGTATTGAAACCGTTTACCCCGGAGCGGTGGGAAACAAAGATCTGATGCGGAAATACATTTTAAGAGAAAGACAAGTAGAACTGTGTTTTGAAAGCGACCGCTATTTTACCCTGGTAAGAAGATTATTGCTGGGATCTGATGAAAATCAAACTATTTACGGTTTGAATGTGAACACGGACGATCAGGGGCAGGGATTTTTATTTGCAGGTTTTTATAACAAAACACTGTTCCAGAAAAGGGTGTGGAACAATAAGATGTACTTGTTCCCAATTTCGCAATATCAATTAGATCGTGACAGGGCCTTGGTGCAAAATCCAGGCTGGTAG
- a CDS encoding TonB-dependent receptor, producing MKLSIILLVATILQASASGYAQKITLSEKNTPLEKVLKKIGEQSGYDFFYNSKVIKEANPVSINVLNTDLEEVLKLTFKGQPFIYNIDDKTIIIKPKPFDIQPQAIPVIKISGVVTDSKGVTLPGASVRIKGSDKGVITDSDGRFTIEANDKSVLVISFAGFVSKEITVTGATSYLTVQLLDDTKGINEVVVVGYGKQKKVSITGAVTTVNVADITTPNRSLSNALAGKVAGVISMQRSGEPGYDNASFTIRGIGTFTGNANPLIIIDGVQRDDVNSTYGGAYNNIDPEDIQSISLLKDASSTAVYGAKGANGVLIITTKRGVVGKPKISLKTETSMSGLTKTPKMLDAVSWMRLHNEATTNDGNPAAYSEETIQKTASGLDPYLYPNVNWIKSVYKDWAPGYNTNLNVSGGAPSVRYYVSASFYDQEGSYKVTKQNGYNPNLNFKRYDFRSNLDIDLSKSTLLTMNLDALLVSSRYPGLSAGSIWYESYLTPPNAFPIRYPGGQWAGPFNNGGSNPVNDIQNSGYHNEFRPTVQSVFSINQKLDAITNGLSAMARFSFDSYSENDNRRTGVNDLYLATSRDADGNLVLSQSRYGNQFLGYSQSSSAEKTMYLETNINYDQSFGKHHFGGLFLYNMRSRVQSSAGDVVSSIPYNNQGFAGRATYAYADRYLFEVNAGYTGSENFEAGKKFGFFPSVSGGWVISREPFFKNLTSTFNLLKVRGSHGMVGNDQIGSNYGITRFPYIGQYGAGGSVGLGLNGIVFNGITESVIGVENLTWEKATKDNIGLEIGLFNKLNITIDAYKERRTNILVKRSSLSGILGVSGAVFANLGEMNNRGIEGNVEYNDNFGKVSLRLYGNLTYNNNKVIQQDEPKQLYSYQQSTGRKYGDNLMYIAEGLFTSQEDVDKSPSQFGAVLKPGDIKYKDVNGDGVINSFDRVYTGKSDIPTILYGAGFTVGYHNFDLSLFFQGTSNVVIMANGSAITGSGATGAGIVPFTGMGTYPSGMLANLESRWTVENPSQNVDYPRLGISNQNSNNYQPSTWWLKDGSFVRLKQATLGYTLKPLVFTKAGISSVYLYLTGQNLLTFSKFKLWDPELGSNGAGYPPVRILALGLRAAF from the coding sequence ATGAAACTATCCATCATCTTATTGGTGGCAACCATACTTCAGGCAAGTGCTTCTGGTTACGCGCAAAAAATTACATTATCAGAAAAAAATACACCGTTAGAGAAGGTTCTCAAAAAAATAGGGGAACAAAGCGGATATGATTTTTTCTATAATTCAAAAGTAATTAAGGAGGCTAACCCGGTAAGTATCAATGTGCTGAATACTGACTTAGAAGAAGTGTTAAAACTGACATTTAAGGGGCAGCCGTTCATTTATAATATTGACGACAAAACGATCATCATCAAGCCCAAGCCTTTTGATATTCAGCCGCAAGCAATACCTGTTATAAAAATATCGGGGGTTGTAACCGACTCGAAGGGAGTTACTTTGCCCGGTGCCAGTGTGCGGATCAAAGGTTCTGACAAAGGTGTAATAACCGATAGTGACGGCCGGTTTACCATTGAAGCCAATGACAAAAGCGTACTTGTTATATCATTCGCGGGTTTCGTCTCTAAAGAGATTACTGTCACCGGGGCAACATCGTATTTGACGGTTCAGTTACTTGACGATACCAAGGGCATAAATGAAGTAGTAGTTGTAGGCTATGGCAAGCAAAAAAAGGTATCCATAACCGGTGCTGTTACTACGGTAAACGTAGCCGATATAACAACCCCAAACCGCTCCTTATCCAACGCGCTGGCCGGTAAGGTAGCCGGCGTTATATCCATGCAGCGCAGCGGTGAGCCGGGTTATGATAACGCCTCGTTTACCATCAGGGGCATTGGTACGTTTACAGGTAATGCAAATCCGCTTATTATTATAGATGGTGTACAGCGCGATGATGTGAATAGTACCTATGGAGGGGCTTATAATAACATCGATCCGGAAGATATTCAAAGTATCTCTCTGTTGAAGGACGCCTCGTCAACGGCAGTATACGGAGCCAAGGGTGCCAACGGTGTTTTGATCATCACTACTAAAAGAGGTGTTGTCGGCAAGCCTAAGATCTCTTTAAAAACAGAAACCTCGATGTCTGGCCTTACCAAAACGCCAAAAATGCTTGATGCAGTATCGTGGATGAGGCTGCATAACGAGGCAACAACAAATGATGGTAACCCGGCCGCATATTCCGAAGAAACTATTCAAAAAACAGCAAGCGGTTTAGACCCGTATCTGTATCCCAACGTAAACTGGATAAAATCTGTTTATAAAGATTGGGCGCCGGGCTACAACACTAACCTTAACGTAAGCGGTGGTGCACCATCGGTAAGGTACTATGTTTCAGCTTCTTTTTACGATCAGGAGGGAAGCTACAAGGTAACCAAACAAAATGGCTATAACCCTAACCTTAACTTTAAAAGATATGATTTCAGATCGAACCTGGATATCGATCTGAGCAAATCCACTTTATTAACAATGAACCTGGATGCCTTGCTGGTAAGCAGCCGTTACCCGGGTTTATCTGCCGGAAGTATCTGGTACGAATCGTATTTAACACCACCTAACGCCTTTCCAATACGATACCCGGGTGGCCAGTGGGCTGGTCCGTTTAATAACGGCGGCTCAAACCCGGTAAACGATATTCAAAACTCTGGTTATCACAATGAATTTCGGCCAACTGTTCAGTCGGTGTTTTCCATTAACCAGAAACTGGATGCCATAACCAATGGATTAAGTGCCATGGCAAGATTTTCATTTGATTCGTACAGCGAAAATGATAACCGCAGAACCGGCGTCAATGACCTTTACCTGGCTACTTCAAGAGATGCTGATGGCAATTTAGTACTGAGCCAGTCAAGGTACGGGAATCAGTTTTTAGGCTATTCGCAATCGTCATCTGCCGAAAAAACGATGTATCTCGAAACAAATATCAACTACGATCAATCATTCGGGAAGCACCATTTTGGAGGCTTGTTTTTGTATAACATGCGCTCGAGGGTACAGAGCTCGGCCGGCGACGTTGTTAGCTCCATTCCCTACAATAACCAGGGCTTTGCAGGTAGGGCTACTTATGCCTATGCCGATAGGTATTTATTTGAGGTTAACGCAGGTTACACAGGCTCAGAAAACTTTGAAGCCGGCAAAAAGTTTGGCTTTTTTCCTTCAGTTTCGGGCGGCTGGGTAATTTCAAGGGAACCTTTCTTTAAAAACCTTACCAGTACATTTAACCTGCTTAAAGTAAGAGGATCGCACGGTATGGTTGGTAACGACCAGATTGGTTCTAATTATGGTATAACAAGATTCCCCTATATCGGCCAATACGGCGCGGGTGGTTCGGTAGGCTTAGGTCTTAACGGAATTGTATTCAACGGTATAACCGAAAGCGTAATAGGAGTCGAAAACCTCACCTGGGAAAAAGCAACCAAAGACAACATCGGTTTAGAAATAGGTTTGTTTAATAAGTTAAACATCACTATTGATGCTTATAAAGAACGCAGGACTAATATCCTGGTTAAACGTAGTTCGCTATCAGGTATTTTGGGTGTTAGTGGCGCTGTATTTGCAAATCTCGGCGAAATGAATAACCGGGGTATTGAGGGCAATGTTGAATACAACGACAATTTTGGCAAAGTATCCCTTCGTTTGTACGGTAACTTAACTTACAACAACAATAAAGTTATTCAGCAGGACGAGCCTAAACAATTGTATTCGTACCAGCAGTCTACCGGCCGTAAATATGGCGACAACCTCATGTATATTGCCGAAGGATTATTTACGTCGCAGGAAGATGTAGATAAAAGCCCTTCACAATTTGGCGCGGTATTAAAGCCGGGTGACATTAAATACAAAGATGTAAACGGCGATGGTGTAATAAACAGCTTTGACAGGGTGTACACCGGTAAATCAGATATTCCGACGATATTATATGGCGCAGGATTTACGGTTGGCTATCATAATTTTGATCTCTCGCTCTTCTTCCAGGGTACTTCGAATGTTGTGATCATGGCTAACGGATCGGCTATAACAGGCTCGGGTGCAACCGGCGCGGGCATTGTGCCATTTACCGGTATGGGTACCTATCCATCTGGTATGCTGGCCAACCTGGAAAGCAGATGGACAGTTGAAAACCCAAGCCAAAATGTAGATTATCCGCGCCTGGGTATTTCAAACCAAAACAGCAATAACTACCAGCCAAGCACATGGTGGCTTAAAGATGGATCTTTTGTACGCTTAAAACAGGCAACATTAGGATATACACTTAAACCATTGGTTTTTACAAAAGCGGGCATCAGCTCTGTTTACCTGTACTTAACCGGGCAAAATTTGCTAACCTTCTCCAAATTTAAACTTTGGGACCCTGAACTTGGCTCAAACGGAGCCGGTTATCCGCCGGTAAGAATACTTGCGTTGGGATTAAGGGCCGCGTTTTAG
- a CDS encoding FecR family protein, protein MDKELLLNLINKYLSNQATAGEEKLLLDYYDTLQKNELKWDEFLMGDEDTVKTELYGKVLQEIKTRESVSKKPVILRMRWFVAASVALFLAASAILVVYLKRNGAPSNNNQQVAAKHIIAPGGNKATLTLSNGSKITLDDLATGQLTKQSGVTITKTGNGKLVYTIANDSSKSPQGALQYNTIETPKGGQYQVNLPDGSKVWLNAASSLRYPTNFSGAVRRVELTGEAYFEVAKNPAKPFKVVSNSQEVEVLGTHFNISTYPDDASVKTTLLEGSVKVLSTKLNQSKLLKPGEQSNITDNSIHVQAVDTDDVVAWKNGYFMFVDEDLKSIMSKLSRWYNIDVEYTGSVDNLRFGGMVSRSKDLAQALKIIEQTGSVKIKIEGRRVIIMP, encoded by the coding sequence ATGGACAAAGAATTATTACTGAATTTAATAAACAAATACCTTTCGAACCAGGCCACTGCCGGGGAAGAAAAGCTTTTATTAGACTATTACGACACGCTTCAAAAAAACGAACTGAAATGGGACGAGTTTTTAATGGGCGATGAAGACACCGTTAAAACAGAACTTTACGGTAAAGTATTACAGGAAATAAAAACACGCGAATCTGTATCAAAGAAGCCTGTTATACTAAGAATGCGCTGGTTTGTAGCGGCTTCTGTGGCGCTGTTCCTTGCTGCTTCAGCTATACTGGTTGTTTACTTAAAACGTAATGGCGCCCCTTCAAATAATAACCAGCAGGTAGCCGCTAAGCATATTATCGCTCCCGGCGGCAATAAAGCTACCTTAACTTTATCTAACGGATCAAAAATTACGCTTGATGACCTTGCAACAGGTCAACTGACCAAACAATCGGGCGTAACTATTACCAAAACCGGTAATGGCAAGTTGGTTTATACTATCGCGAATGATTCATCTAAGTCGCCCCAAGGTGCTCTGCAGTATAATACCATTGAAACACCTAAGGGCGGGCAATACCAGGTTAATTTACCAGATGGTTCAAAGGTTTGGTTAAACGCGGCATCTTCTCTTCGCTATCCAACAAATTTCAGTGGTGCTGTACGTAGGGTTGAGCTAACCGGCGAGGCCTATTTTGAAGTTGCGAAGAATCCCGCCAAACCATTTAAGGTTGTGAGCAACTCGCAGGAAGTAGAAGTTTTAGGCACGCATTTTAACATCAGTACTTATCCCGATGACGCTTCGGTAAAAACTACCTTGTTAGAAGGCTCTGTCAAAGTGCTATCCACTAAATTAAACCAATCAAAACTGCTTAAGCCTGGCGAGCAATCCAATATCACAGACAATTCAATCCATGTTCAGGCAGTTGATACGGATGACGTGGTAGCCTGGAAAAACGGCTATTTTATGTTTGTTGACGAGGACTTGAAAAGCATCATGAGCAAACTTTCCCGCTGGTATAACATCGATGTAGAATATACCGGTAGCGTTGATAATTTAAGATTTGGCGGGATGGTATCGCGTTCAAAAGATCTGGCTCAGGCATTGAAGATCATAGAACAAACCGGAAGCGTAAAAATTAAGATCGAAGGAAGGAGGGTTATCATTATGCCGTGA
- a CDS encoding RNA polymerase sigma-70 factor — MSSPEVQLLSDDRLAALIRENDLVAFEHIYNKYWSKLYLSAYNILRDRQVSEDITQEVLVNLWMKRANLQVTTSLNAYLYTAVRYQVFNVLRSGKVKADLFSRLEELFSNNGGEEILSEKEINRLLEQGVAELPEKCRQIFLMSRKEHLSTKEIAERLGISPKTVENQLTIALNRLRKTLGDFVCMALIMFCGRWF; from the coding sequence ATGAGTAGCCCGGAAGTTCAGCTATTGTCTGATGACAGACTTGCTGCGTTGATTCGAGAAAATGATCTTGTTGCCTTTGAACACATTTATAATAAATATTGGTCAAAGCTATATCTTTCGGCATACAACATACTCCGGGACCGCCAGGTATCTGAAGACATTACCCAGGAGGTTTTGGTAAACCTATGGATGAAGAGGGCCAACCTTCAGGTAACTACTTCTTTAAACGCTTATTTATATACCGCAGTTCGTTACCAGGTTTTCAATGTGCTGCGCTCGGGCAAGGTAAAGGCAGATCTGTTTAGCAGGCTGGAAGAACTTTTCAGTAACAATGGGGGTGAAGAGATCTTGTCGGAAAAAGAGATTAACCGTTTACTGGAACAGGGTGTTGCCGAATTACCCGAAAAATGCAGGCAAATATTTTTGATGAGCCGTAAAGAGCATTTATCTACTAAAGAGATTGCCGAACGCCTGGGTATTTCCCCTAAAACTGTCGAAAATCAATTAACCATAGCGCTTAACCGTTTGCGTAAAACATTGGGCGACTTTGTTTGCATGGCGCTGATCATGTTTTGTGGCCGGTGGTTTTGA
- a CDS encoding carbohydrate-binding family 9-like protein codes for MKELTVPFLGLISQASPIAHVSYLLDNHEKNHIGMTPWPGNGYKPDVHFAIAFSNDSIFIKYYVSETSVRATYMKPNEPVHKDSCVEFFVSFDEGKGYYSFDFNCAGTCMLSYGTNRTNRKLLPEAAIRTIRHHTNLKLVDDNRTGGIGWDLTLMIPLEVFCNHSIKSLNGKQCRVNFYKCGDELPEPHFLAWNNIKSEDCNFHLPEFFGKMIFEN; via the coding sequence ATGAAAGAATTAACAGTGCCATTTTTAGGGCTCATAAGCCAGGCAAGTCCTATCGCGCATGTATCGTATTTATTAGATAACCATGAAAAAAACCATATAGGAATGACGCCCTGGCCGGGTAATGGTTATAAACCGGACGTGCATTTTGCCATTGCATTTAGTAACGATAGTATTTTTATAAAATACTATGTAAGTGAAACGTCTGTAAGAGCAACCTACATGAAGCCGAATGAACCGGTTCATAAAGATAGTTGCGTTGAGTTTTTTGTATCCTTTGATGAGGGGAAAGGTTATTATAGTTTTGATTTTAACTGCGCAGGTACGTGTATGTTGAGTTATGGTACAAACAGGACAAATCGCAAACTGTTACCAGAGGCTGCAATCAGAACTATAAGGCATCATACCAATTTAAAACTGGTTGATGATAATAGAACGGGTGGTATAGGCTGGGACCTCACGCTGATGATACCCCTGGAGGTTTTCTGCAATCATTCTATTAAGTCGCTAAATGGTAAGCAATGCCGGGTTAATTTCTATAAATGCGGTGATGAACTACCCGAACCTCATTTTCTGGCCTGGAATAATATCAAATCCGAGGATTGCAACTTTCACTTACCGGAGTTTTTTGGAAAAATGATTTTTGAAAATTGA
- a CDS encoding phosphotransferase enzyme family protein produces the protein MSYNISKIVANFCIQGNIETIVPFGSGHINDTFRIKVTEPQLSGYLLQRINHHVFKNVPELMNNIRMVTDHLRMKLTDISGSDPANEVLSIARAKNDELFFRDADGNYWRMYQFLRDTKSYDQVLTEKQAYEGGLAFGKFQLLLADLDANLLFETIPGFHNITMRLDSLNKVVLADVKNRVKDVLPEITFVVERVGRMTSILNLGAEGKLPLRIIHNDTKFNNVLLDLNDHAQCVIDLDTVMPGYVAYDFGDAIRTIINTGSEDEGDLSKINLNIPLFKAYAEGYFKSACHFLSDIEVETLVMGVLLIPYMQGVRFLTDYIEGDVYYKTRFAAHNLQRARAQFQLLKKLEEQYATLGQIIQNVSKNHR, from the coding sequence ATGTCATATAACATATCCAAAATAGTAGCTAATTTTTGTATTCAGGGAAATATTGAAACTATTGTCCCATTTGGCTCAGGCCATATTAATGATACATTTCGCATAAAGGTAACGGAGCCGCAACTGTCAGGTTATCTGCTTCAGCGCATTAATCATCACGTATTTAAAAATGTGCCCGAATTGATGAATAATATACGGATGGTAACCGATCACCTCAGAATGAAATTGACTGACATTTCAGGCTCCGATCCGGCTAATGAAGTGCTTTCAATAGCTCGGGCGAAAAATGATGAACTATTTTTTCGTGATGCAGACGGTAACTACTGGCGGATGTATCAGTTTTTAAGAGATACTAAAAGTTACGACCAGGTGCTTACTGAGAAACAAGCTTATGAAGGCGGTTTGGCATTTGGAAAATTTCAACTCTTGTTGGCCGATTTGGACGCCAATTTGCTTTTTGAAACCATACCGGGTTTTCACAACATCACTATGCGGCTTGATAGCCTAAATAAGGTTGTTCTGGCCGATGTTAAAAACCGGGTTAAAGATGTATTACCTGAAATAACATTTGTAGTTGAGCGCGTTGGCAGGATGACCTCCATTTTGAATTTAGGGGCTGAAGGGAAATTACCATTACGAATTATACATAATGATACAAAATTCAATAATGTATTGCTTGATTTAAATGACCATGCACAGTGTGTGATAGACCTTGATACCGTAATGCCAGGCTATGTGGCCTATGATTTTGGCGATGCTATCCGGACTATAATAAATACGGGTTCTGAGGATGAAGGGGACCTTTCGAAAATTAACCTGAATATTCCGTTATTTAAAGCTTATGCTGAAGGGTATTTTAAAAGCGCTTGTCACTTTTTATCAGATATAGAAGTTGAAACGCTGGTGATGGGGGTATTACTGATCCCTTATATGCAAGGCGTACGTTTTCTTACCGATTATATAGAAGGCGATGTATATTATAAAACGCGCTTTGCAGCACATAATTTGCAGCGCGCCAGGGCTCAGTTTCAGTTGCTCAAAAAGCTGGAAGAGCAATATGCTACCCTCGGGCAAATCATTCAGAACGTTTCAAAAAATCACAGATAG